The nucleotide sequence ACAGCTCGCCTCCGCGCTCATTCCCCACGGTTGCCCGGGGCATTATAAATTCCACGCATTTAAACTTAAGCTTTTTTCATATTTCATAACCATTAGGAATATTCATGAAGAAGAGTAATAATCACGGCTCATAAAAAAAGTTATATAGAGCTTTTTTCTTAAAATAAAGTGGTGATACGTATGAAAATCGTTGAATTGGACATTAAGTTACCATATGACAAAAGAGGAAAAATTCTAAGCAAATTATGTGATAGGGTTAGGGGTAAGATTAAGGATATACACTTCTTCCCACCCACAGCTTCTGGAATAAGTGAAATAAAGATGAAAGTTGAAACTGAAAATGTTCAAAAACTTCTCCAAGACTTGAAAAGAATTATAAAAGAAGGGAAAATAAGCTTCAAAGTCTTGTCCGAGGCTTAACTTTAACGCTGAACTATTGCTCTAACTCCTGCAGCTGCAAACACTAAAAGCTCAAAGAGTCTGTATGCCTCTTCTACATTCTTTGCTTCAAATTCCACAGTTTTTCCATCAATTCTCTTCACAGTAGGTAAGAGCTCAGCCGTGTCCACCATTTCACTTCCTAAGAAGCGAAGCTTAACCTTTACGGGCTCTTCTGTTTTTAACGGTTTAGCTTCTCCACGTTTAAACTTTTCAACAGCTCTATTTACTGCCTCCATTAGCTCCTTTTCAAGCTTCGCTAAGCTTGGACTTTTGGCTGAGTATCTTGATAAAGCGTTTTTGAACACAACGCCCTCAGCCCAAGGGGTGAAACTTTTCACGTCTTCCTCAATCAGCTTTGCATCTCCACCCACAAGAACAACTGGAATGTTCCAGCTTCCTAAAAGGTAGCTGTTAAGGAGAAATTCGCTCACTTTAACCCCGTTTATCTCGAGATAATCAACAGTTGCACCGCTGTAAGTGTGATCAAAAGTTGCATAAGGAGTTCCAGCTTTCGCGTGATAGCCTAGGAACATTGCAATATCGCTTCCTTTAGCAAAAGCCACCATGCTTAATGGTCTTGGAAATCCTCTCACAAGTTCAACATACTCTGGCAGTTCTTCAACTAAGAGGTTGACCATAGGACCATGACTGTCTGCTATTATAATTTCCTCAAAACCTTTTTCATGAAGTGTTTCTGCAACAATCAGCGTTATTTTGGTTGCTATTTTCCTTGCCTCGCTATATAAGGCTCCCTTAACAAAGAGATGCTCTCTACTGACAACAAAAGGCATGCCTTCTAAATCTATGGAGATGAAGGCTTTCATTTACATCACCAAGATAAATATCGAAACGATAAAAGAAAAGTTTTGTGGTAGAAGAATTCAGCCTTTAACACCTTTGATTAAACTTTCAAGCCTTTTCCTAGCTTCTTCCAAAGAACCAGCTTTTTCAATAGCTGTTCCAGTAACAATAATATCCGCCCCGCTCTGGGCAACCTCTCTGGCATCTTCATAAGTTCTTATTCCACCCCCAACGATAAGTGGAACATCAATAACACTCTTGACAACCCTAATCATCCTATTTGGGACGTGTTCGGGTGCCCCACTTCCAGCCTCAAGATATACTAGTCTCATCCCTAAATATTGACCAGCCAATGCATAAGCTGCAGCTATTTTTGGCTTGTGTCTGGGAATTGGTTTTGCATCTCCAACCCAGCCAACAGTTTCACCAGGTTCTATGATAAGATATGCCATGGGGATTGGTTCAATGCAATATCTTTTTACAGTAAATGCACCTAAAGCTTGAGCACCCGTTATAAAGAATGGATTTCTCGAATTGAGAAGGCTCATGAAGAAAATTGCATCAGCATATTTGCTTATACCTCCATGAGAACCAGGGAAGAGTATTACGGGCAGAGAGGAGCTTTCTTTTATGGCCCTAACGACACTATCCAAAACCTCACCTTCGGCACCTGTTGAGCCTCCAACCATTATTGCATCTACTCCAACTTCTTCGCACATCTTAGCTATTTTTGAAGCCTCTTC is from Thermococcus paralvinellae and encodes:
- a CDS encoding M55 family metallopeptidase — encoded protein: MKAFISIDLEGMPFVVSREHLFVKGALYSEARKIATKITLIVAETLHEKGFEEIIIADSHGPMVNLLVEELPEYVELVRGFPRPLSMVAFAKGSDIAMFLGYHAKAGTPYATFDHTYSGATVDYLEINGVKVSEFLLNSYLLGSWNIPVVLVGGDAKLIEEDVKSFTPWAEGVVFKNALSRYSAKSPSLAKLEKELMEAVNRAVEKFKRGEAKPLKTEEPVKVKLRFLGSEMVDTAELLPTVKRIDGKTVEFEAKNVEEAYRLFELLVFAAAGVRAIVQR
- a CDS encoding geranylgeranylglyceryl/heptaprenylglyceryl phosphate synthase, whose translation is MKLKLGKVESYIHEKLEKEKLHFVLLDPDDVSPEEASKIAKMCEEVGVDAIMVGGSTGAEGEVLDSVVRAIKESSSLPVILFPGSHGGISKYADAIFFMSLLNSRNPFFITGAQALGAFTVKRYCIEPIPMAYLIIEPGETVGWVGDAKPIPRHKPKIAAAYALAGQYLGMRLVYLEAGSGAPEHVPNRMIRVVKSVIDVPLIVGGGIRTYEDAREVAQSGADIIVTGTAIEKAGSLEEARKRLESLIKGVKG